Proteins encoded in a region of the Syntrophales bacterium genome:
- the ppsA gene encoding phosphoenolpyruvate synthase has protein sequence MEDDRLVIWFDDVRLDDIPQVGGKNASLGEMRRELAPRGVSIPDGFAVTAHAYRYLLESAGIVKKIEAQLADLDTHDLQSLVRRGSKIRSLIYNAPLPEDLADAIREAYRKLCDEYGKDTDVAVRSSATAEDLPDASFAGQQETFLNIRGADAVIDACKKCFASLFTNRAISYRVDKNFDHMSVALSIGVQKMVRSDIGSSGVIFSIDTESGFKDAILITGSWGLGETVVQGTVNPDEFYVFKPTLKEGYRPILQKKLGTKELKMVYGKNEGQSTETVPVPPADRRRFCITEDEIMRLAEWTVIIEDHYSRQAGYFKPMDIEWGKDGTTGELFILQARPETVQSQKDANVLETYELLETKPPLVTGTAVGARIGAGPANVIHNVSEISNFKEGQVLVTDMTDPDWEPIMKIAAAIVTNKGGRTCHAAIVSRELGVPCIVGTSNGTERLEGVKEVTVSCAEGEVGKVYEGILKYNIERISLEELKRPKTKIMLNIGNPDMAFNYASIPNDGVGLARLEFIISNIQIHPMALIDFDKVTDAKVRRHIETLTRGYETKSDFFVDRLAQGVAKIAAAYFPNDVIVRMSDFKSNEYANLLGGSFFEADEENPMIGFRGASRYYDDRYREGFALECKAMKKVRDEMGLSNVKLMIPFCRTVEEGKRVIEVMSRNGLKQGENGLEFYVMVEIPSNVILIEEFGKIFDGFSIGSNDLTQLTLGLDRDSFLVAHIFDERNEAVLDLIRIAIAKARAMGKKIGICGQAPSDYPEFARFLVECGIDSISLNADTIIKTTVDILETEKKLKVS, from the coding sequence ATGGAAGATGACAGGTTGGTCATATGGTTTGATGATGTCCGGCTTGACGATATACCCCAGGTCGGTGGGAAAAATGCTTCTCTCGGCGAGATGAGACGTGAACTTGCCCCCAGGGGAGTGAGCATTCCCGACGGCTTTGCCGTAACGGCCCACGCCTATCGGTATCTTCTCGAATCAGCCGGAATTGTGAAAAAGATTGAAGCGCAGCTTGCCGATCTGGATACCCATGATCTCCAGAGTCTGGTCAGAAGGGGCTCAAAAATACGTTCTCTTATTTATAACGCCCCCCTTCCTGAGGACCTGGCCGACGCGATCAGGGAGGCCTACCGGAAGCTCTGCGATGAATACGGCAAGGACACCGATGTGGCCGTCCGCAGCTCTGCCACAGCAGAGGACCTGCCCGACGCGAGCTTCGCCGGTCAGCAGGAAACCTTCTTGAACATACGGGGGGCAGACGCCGTCATCGATGCCTGCAAAAAATGCTTTGCCTCACTATTTACCAACCGGGCAATATCCTACCGTGTCGACAAGAATTTTGACCATATGTCCGTGGCCCTGTCCATCGGTGTTCAAAAGATGGTCCGGTCCGATATCGGGTCATCGGGCGTCATCTTTTCCATCGACACCGAATCGGGTTTCAAGGATGCCATTCTTATCACCGGATCCTGGGGGCTGGGTGAAACCGTCGTGCAGGGAACAGTCAATCCCGACGAGTTCTATGTTTTCAAACCGACCTTGAAGGAGGGGTACAGACCCATCCTTCAGAAAAAGCTCGGCACCAAGGAACTCAAAATGGTCTATGGGAAGAACGAAGGCCAGTCCACGGAGACCGTCCCCGTGCCGCCCGCCGACCGCAGACGGTTCTGTATTACCGAAGACGAGATCATGAGGCTGGCGGAGTGGACCGTCATCATCGAAGACCACTACTCCCGCCAGGCGGGCTACTTCAAGCCCATGGACATCGAGTGGGGCAAGGACGGCACTACGGGGGAACTCTTCATCCTCCAGGCGAGACCGGAAACGGTGCAGTCCCAGAAAGACGCCAACGTACTTGAGACCTATGAGCTGCTTGAGACAAAACCACCCCTTGTAACGGGTACCGCCGTCGGTGCCAGGATCGGTGCCGGTCCCGCGAATGTAATCCACAATGTGAGTGAAATCAGCAACTTCAAGGAAGGCCAAGTTCTTGTCACCGACATGACCGACCCGGACTGGGAGCCCATCATGAAGATCGCTGCCGCCATCGTCACGAACAAAGGAGGCCGTACCTGTCACGCCGCCATCGTGAGCCGCGAGTTGGGCGTTCCCTGTATCGTAGGGACCTCCAACGGGACGGAAAGACTGGAGGGAGTCAAAGAGGTGACCGTCTCCTGCGCCGAGGGTGAAGTCGGTAAAGTCTACGAGGGCATCCTCAAGTACAACATCGAGCGGATCAGTCTCGAGGAACTGAAGCGCCCGAAAACAAAGATAATGCTCAACATCGGCAACCCCGACATGGCCTTCAACTATGCTTCCATTCCCAATGACGGCGTGGGCCTGGCGAGGCTCGAGTTCATCATCAGCAATATCCAGATTCATCCTATGGCGCTCATCGATTTCGACAAGGTGACAGACGCGAAGGTACGCAGACACATCGAAACCCTCACCAGGGGCTACGAAACAAAGAGTGACTTCTTCGTTGACAGACTCGCCCAGGGCGTTGCCAAGATCGCCGCCGCCTATTTCCCCAACGACGTTATCGTCCGGATGAGCGATTTCAAGAGCAACGAATACGCGAATCTCCTGGGGGGCAGTTTTTTCGAAGCCGATGAGGAAAATCCCATGATCGGTTTCCGGGGGGCCTCACGCTACTATGACGATCGCTACCGGGAAGGTTTTGCCCTTGAATGCAAGGCCATGAAGAAAGTGCGCGATGAGATGGGCCTTTCCAACGTTAAACTCATGATCCCCTTCTGCCGGACCGTGGAGGAGGGCAAACGGGTGATCGAGGTCATGAGCCGAAACGGCCTCAAACAGGGAGAAAACGGGCTGGAATTCTACGTGATGGTGGAGATTCCAAGCAACGTCATTCTCATCGAAGAATTCGGCAAGATATTCGACGGATTCTCCATCGGATCCAATGACTTGACCCAACTGACCCTGGGGTTGGACCGGGATTCCTTCCTGGTGGCCCACATATTCGATGAACGCAACGAGGCGGTTCTGGATCTTATCAGAATCGCCATCGCGAAGGCCAGGGCAATGGGCAAAAAAATCGGCATCTGCGGTCAGGCCCCGAGTGACTATCCCGAGTTTGCCCGGTTCCTGGTGGAGTGCGGCATTGACAGCATCTCCCTCAACGCCGACACGATCATAAAAACAACCGTCGACATTCTCGAAACAGAGAAAAAGCTGAAGGTCTCCTGA
- a CDS encoding NTP transferase domain-containing protein, with protein sequence MTKRRNEGGLAAVILAAGKGTRMNSETAKVLHPLCGKPMVLFPLRLARELGAEKIVLVIGHQAEAVRAAVSGEPVSFARQREQRGTAHAVLQAQTELDRFSGTILILCGDVPLLLPQTVKGLVEYHRESGAHVTVLTALLPDATGYGRVMRDDTGRVLKIVEERDAGEKEKEVREINTGIYCVERSFLFQALNFIGTDNVQREYYLTDIVETAARRNLEVRALILEDYREAMGINTPEQLAEAERIMRSRFPRGL encoded by the coding sequence ATGACGAAGCGGCGGAATGAGGGGGGGCTCGCGGCCGTTATTCTTGCCGCCGGCAAGGGCACACGCATGAATTCGGAGACGGCCAAGGTGCTTCACCCTCTCTGCGGGAAGCCCATGGTGCTCTTTCCCCTGCGATTGGCCCGGGAACTGGGGGCTGAAAAGATTGTCCTGGTCATCGGCCACCAGGCTGAGGCTGTCAGGGCCGCCGTCAGCGGCGAACCGGTCAGTTTCGCCCGGCAGCGGGAACAGCGTGGAACGGCTCACGCCGTTCTCCAGGCACAGACCGAACTGGATCGTTTCAGCGGAACCATTCTGATCCTCTGCGGAGATGTGCCGCTGCTTCTTCCGCAGACGGTGAAGGGCCTCGTGGAGTACCACCGGGAGAGCGGCGCTCATGTGACCGTGCTGACGGCTCTTCTTCCCGATGCGACGGGGTACGGCCGGGTCATGAGGGATGATACCGGGCGGGTACTCAAAATTGTAGAGGAGCGGGATGCCGGGGAGAAGGAGAAAGAGGTTCGGGAAATAAACACGGGCATATACTGCGTTGAACGTTCTTTTCTGTTCCAGGCCTTGAACTTCATAGGAACCGACAATGTTCAGCGGGAATACTACCTCACCGACATCGTCGAAACGGCCGCGAGGCGGAACCTGGAGGTCCGGGCCCTGATCCTGGAGGATTACCGTGAAGCCATGGGCATCAACACTCCGGAACAGCTTGCGGAGGCAGAGAGGATAATGCGTTCCCGTTTCCCCCGGGGGCTCTGA
- a CDS encoding hemolysin family protein: MIADLAGAGLPFLIFFLALIVLEGLFSGGEIALISCDNYRIRQKAASGSSSARVALGLLERPERFLATTLTGTALCQVSNTAIVTSLFITLWGPEKGALTASFVMVLTLLVLGEILPKSLFQHHADTVAPRIAWFIWFASWLFYPVVLVLAGISRGVLYVISEKTGLKYSHYITRSGLESLLKAETESTDITPTERDMIQKVLDFFGYTAEEIMVPLSNVAVVSLQTTLGEAARVIEERNYSRIPVYDKEAFNIIGIIDVFDLMGELSGKSPETPLVGEDSVENVTIRRQILFVPETKRADELFFELQEHSEHMAVVVDEYGGAVGIVTPEDIHEEIVGDINDSVQTDRDQYIRTVGRGRYLVDGLIKTDYLQEQLPLIIPEGDYETLGGFLLAVMGRIPKRRESFKMGEALFVIEEADARSIRKILIVVPAEAGPVKKEQPYP, encoded by the coding sequence ATGATAGCTGATCTCGCGGGCGCGGGCCTTCCTTTCCTCATCTTTTTCCTGGCCTTGATTGTTCTGGAGGGACTGTTCTCCGGCGGTGAAATTGCCCTTATATCCTGTGACAACTATCGCATCAGACAGAAGGCTGCGTCGGGTTCATCCTCTGCCCGGGTTGCCCTGGGGCTTCTCGAACGGCCTGAACGGTTTTTAGCGACCACGCTCACGGGAACGGCCCTCTGCCAGGTGAGCAACACGGCCATCGTCACCAGCCTCTTCATAACCTTGTGGGGACCCGAAAAAGGCGCCCTTACGGCGAGCTTCGTCATGGTTCTCACGCTCCTGGTCCTCGGGGAGATACTGCCGAAAAGCCTCTTCCAGCATCATGCCGATACCGTGGCGCCGCGAATCGCCTGGTTTATCTGGTTCGCATCCTGGCTTTTCTATCCCGTAGTGCTCGTCCTCGCCGGAATATCACGGGGCGTTCTGTACGTCATTTCAGAAAAGACAGGGCTGAAGTATTCGCACTACATCACCCGGTCCGGGCTCGAGTCGCTCCTCAAGGCGGAAACGGAGTCAACAGACATCACCCCAACGGAGCGGGATATGATTCAGAAAGTCCTTGATTTTTTCGGGTACACTGCCGAGGAGATCATGGTCCCTCTGTCAAACGTCGCCGTGGTATCCCTGCAAACCACGCTGGGAGAAGCGGCCCGCGTCATTGAGGAGCGAAACTACTCCCGCATACCCGTGTACGATAAGGAAGCCTTCAACATCATCGGCATCATCGACGTCTTCGATCTCATGGGCGAGCTGTCGGGAAAGAGCCCCGAAACGCCTTTGGTGGGCGAGGATTCAGTGGAAAATGTCACCATCCGGCGGCAGATACTGTTTGTTCCGGAAACAAAACGGGCCGATGAACTCTTTTTTGAGTTGCAGGAACACAGTGAACACATGGCTGTGGTGGTCGATGAGTATGGCGGTGCCGTCGGCATCGTGACCCCTGAAGATATTCACGAGGAAATCGTCGGTGACATCAACGACAGTGTTCAGACCGACAGGGATCAGTACATACGGACGGTGGGGCGTGGCCGGTATCTGGTTGACGGTTTGATCAAGACGGACTATTTGCAGGAACAGCTTCCCCTGATCATTCCCGAAGGGGACTACGAAACGCTGGGCGGCTTCCTTCTGGCTGTCATGGGGAGGATTCCGAAACGCAGGGAATCCTTTAAAATGGGCGAAGCCCTTTTTGTTATAGAGGAGGCTGACGCCAGGTCGATCAGAAAAATTCTCATCGTTGTGCCCGCCGAAGCCGGGCCTGTGAAAAAGGAGCAGCCATATCCATGA
- a CDS encoding hemolysin family protein translates to MDYPVTLNLVLLFALIGTSALLSGSEASFFSLTHLHLHKMKEDGLPFTGFVERILERPRRLLVTIMVCNESANIIIASIATSLSILLVGSKGTWVAIAGATAVIMTFCETIPKTLALTYPRRTAAAVVLPLTLLSKVVFPVVWFLEKFSDVLVRFSSGETLGRSPTVMEEDFKTLVDAGHREGAIDEAEKELIHRVFELAETSVADIMTPRVDMFCLPVTMNVDTMEEAILAQRHTRIPLYGTDRDDILGILYTRNFLLRRMKGKSFNVRWLARKPYFVPEERPAHSMLSDFRARKIQMAVVVDEYGGVSGLVTLTDVLNSLFGNIDRERALREKMFHPIDDRTFGLSGMLMIEDFNELMGSELPTEDFDTVGGFVLHLFGQLPAAGEEVSFKNFTFTADTISQTRISWLTVTVNEEGNSHDS, encoded by the coding sequence TTGGACTACCCGGTAACACTCAATCTTGTATTATTGTTTGCCCTCATCGGCACGTCGGCTCTTCTGTCGGGATCCGAGGCCTCTTTCTTTTCTCTGACACATCTTCACCTTCACAAGATGAAAGAAGACGGGCTTCCCTTCACGGGATTCGTCGAGAGGATCCTTGAGCGGCCCCGCAGGCTCCTGGTTACCATCATGGTCTGCAACGAGTCGGCCAATATCATCATTGCGTCCATTGCCACGTCGCTGTCGATTCTTCTGGTGGGGTCGAAAGGAACCTGGGTGGCCATCGCAGGGGCCACGGCGGTCATCATGACATTCTGCGAGACGATCCCAAAGACCCTGGCCCTCACCTATCCCCGCAGGACCGCCGCGGCAGTGGTCCTTCCCCTGACGCTGCTGTCAAAAGTCGTTTTTCCCGTCGTCTGGTTTCTTGAAAAGTTTTCCGATGTCCTGGTCCGGTTTTCATCGGGGGAAACCCTTGGCAGGTCTCCGACAGTCATGGAAGAGGATTTCAAGACCCTCGTCGATGCCGGCCACAGAGAAGGCGCCATCGATGAGGCGGAAAAGGAACTCATCCATCGGGTTTTCGAACTGGCGGAGACAAGCGTCGCCGATATCATGACGCCCCGGGTGGACATGTTCTGTCTGCCCGTAACGATGAACGTCGATACGATGGAGGAGGCAATCCTGGCGCAGCGGCACACCCGTATACCCCTCTACGGCACTGACAGGGACGACATCCTGGGGATCCTGTACACCAGGAATTTTCTGCTCCGGCGGATGAAAGGGAAAAGCTTCAATGTCAGGTGGCTTGCCAGAAAGCCCTACTTCGTCCCCGAAGAACGGCCGGCCCACAGCATGCTGTCGGACTTCAGGGCCAGGAAGATCCAGATGGCCGTCGTAGTCGATGAATACGGCGGCGTTTCCGGGCTGGTGACCTTGACGGACGTGCTCAACAGCCTCTTCGGGAACATCGACCGGGAACGGGCGCTGCGTGAAAAGATGTTTCACCCCATCGATGACCGGACATTCGGGCTTTCGGGCATGTTGATGATCGAGGATTTTAACGAACTCATGGGATCGGAACTTCCGACGGAGGACTTCGATACGGTAGGCGGCTTTGTGCTTCACCTTTTCGGCCAGCTCCCCGCGGCGGGAGAGGAGGTTTCTTTCAAGAACTTCACCTTCACTGCCGATACCATCAGCCAGACCAGGATATCCTGGCTCACCGTCACGGTGAACGAAGAAGGGAATAGCCATGATAGCTGA